A single region of the Pygocentrus nattereri isolate fPygNat1 chromosome 27, fPygNat1.pri, whole genome shotgun sequence genome encodes:
- the zmym4 gene encoding zinc finger MYM-type protein 4 isoform X2, producing MSDSPKYPKEEGTLMEGTAQVGEDSTGRHSGDDVSCTDGKINVQVSPVLEKSDCQSQSSSQFAVEEPVSQENLMEGSQKEEEGNVKFARENIQEVMIQEDTNNKQEEDQQMEHEQEAVEENGKSENMEQKKHQISQEEEEPDGLGIRQEVEIQSLNEESRQEQPESKDRKLGDENMAEEKRNIDQEEEGEKQLEEIRPKDQEADRDLDGGNAGQHQGKQQEEDRNPKEKNMEEEERHGQQDEEQEKAETDRDVKGDDSGQCEGKTVEEEEKIMDETKVEKNAQEHKEPTEMATQSEENTMERKTELEQVEQEGSKENEVMQKNKKHSGTEEMAQERLEEDEEPRAGSVVQEANEENWTVRTIEGDSAEAPMDIDDTGEKMQVSVLEDSETCLNTDHAESPSEEVQPELQPSDSQALISEVSSEDMSSNKSENQTVQELKDEMMESSIQTPVHSVWPVEEEESMDLDSSTVLSVKVKDEPMDEEYDQALVPQDPTGKVKDEPDMSEECGQRSEDEFKISAVFSVGRNSAPIGSSTGSQAVSTSAKASSNSSASGLTPASSLCVVCSGCKKVLLKGQTAFQRKGSPQLFCSPQCLCSTATDLVVKPALKKSCHYCLKEIPNPKDVIIAPVDSAGAMKDFCSQKCLSAFNYKRDSANSALSADHNGTKCSICQKACPTRHEVNYLGSVHKLCSDACFNQFRASNKLTMNCCVHCGGYCYGGDGQCPTLVIDGAVKKFCSQNCVTAFKKKYGKPVPCTVCRGYHAMVDMVESPNSEGSRELFCSSACVTAYKVQTVSSSGVAVECNNCKLIQVPQYHLAMSDGTIRNFCSFSCVVSFQDSFNKTNSQNQLNVASPSLSTTLSQSASKPASTKPFSAEPSSSGALQIPAVTKIPCAQCQRAFFRKPELLDFKGKMYAFCDKGCIDEFRRTNYIMAQCVYCKIDKVVKEIKRINNIDCSFCSEGCKLLYKHDLAKRWGKKHCRNCLYCNSTSQTLVVGLFSGKQEEFCGNECLSQYTLLFCQVAKCSTCKRAKKMVESVKWLGEMKHFCSLQCLMYFCSLQGNPTATVQAIKPAVAQPVVAQPAVAQPAVAQGPISIGPVFQPGGPNTMTTQTSLVTKEATPVIANVISLSNTTSGQPNVLGSTALQGTVPTCVKLMGHASTQTDGVKQAAAPPPRILKNKALLCKPMSLNKGTSCKPNTCDVNIQTDKTLPEVVVLPLPVPVYVPVPMHLYTQYTAHAVGLPLPVPVPMFLPTTLDSAERIVETIQKIKEKIPDNPLEADLIMMAEMVAEDSENKTASQGGEQTLSSNLSWEEDSVSSASRWGRHSEPEKAPPPPPPPPPKQTPRSSSPTPTSTPTPNPTQQEPQMDLEADFPAECFELLEQRTQKEKTSTSRQRPRRRGRDGFPQKKRPRKRNSGSPLSPSGLSNITKLHHEYGVQAWKSWIRWRNAQPNLETPKIGSRNMMLKEDLLQCSTAELSYGLCKFISEVRRPNGEMYSPDSIHYLCLGIQQHLFENGRMENIFADLFYTKFSQSITNILKDWSPTILPSGYVHSRVEEEYLWECKQLGAFSPSVLLNTLLYFCTKFFNFKTVAQHRRLSFAHVMRCTRSHNSGKVACLRFYPPVPKESSSNADGVPAKRKREDDDDDEGVVMEMQENAENPLRCPVRLYEFYLSKCSSSVKQRTNVFYLRPERSCVPNSPLWFSSMALDDEELETMLTRILTVRELYLEREKPTSVSDSDVASDSD from the exons ATGTCTGACTCCCCTAAATATCCCAAAGAAGAAGGTACGCTGATGGAGGGCACAGCGCAGGTTGGAGAGGACTCAACTGGACGTCACAGTGGAGATGATGTCAGTTGCACCGATggcaaaataaatgtacaagTTTCTCCTGTTCTGGAGAAGTCAGACTGTCAGAGCCAGAGCTCCTCTCAGTTTGCAGTAGAAGAACCTGTTTCCCAAGAGAACCTGATGGAAGGGAGTCAGAAGGAGGAAGAGGGTAATGTCAAGTTTGCAAGAGAAAACATTCAGGAGGTGATGATCCAAGAAGACACAAACAACAAGCAGGAAGAGGACCAACAGATGGAGCATGAACAGGAGGCAGTAGAGGAAAAcggaaaatctgaaaacatggAACAGAAGAAACATCAAATTAGCCAAGAAGAGGAAGAGCCTGATGGTCTAGGCATCAGACAAGAGGTGGAGATACAGTCTTTGAATGAGGAGAGCAGGCAGGAACAGCCAGAGTCAAAAGACAGGAAACTTGGCGATGAGAACATGGCAGAGGAGAAGCGTAATATTGATCAGGAGGAGGAAGGGGAGAAGCAGCTGGAGGAAATAAGACCTAAAGATCAGGAGGCAGACAGAGATTTGGATGGAGGGAATGCTGGGCAGCATCAGGGGAAGCAACAAGAAGAAGACCGAAATCCAAAAGAGAAGAATatggaagaggaagagagacatgGTCAACAAGATGAAGAGCAGGAGaaagcagagacagacagagatgtgAAGGGAGATGACTCTGGGCAGTGTGAAGGAAAGACTGtagaagaagaggagaagatcaTGGATGAGACAAAGGTGGAAAAGAATGCACAGGAGCATAAAGAGCCAACAGAGATGGCCACACAATCTGAGGAGAACACGATGGAAAGGAAGACTGAACTGGAACAGGTGGAGCAGGAGGGATCAAAAGAAAATGAGGtgatgcagaaaaacaaaaaacacagtgGAACTGAGGAAATGGCACAGGAGAGGTTAGAGGAAGATGAGGAGCCGAGAGCCGGATCTGTCGTACAAGAAGCAAATGAAGAAAATTGGACAGTTAGGACAATAGAGGGTGACTCTGCTGAAGCCCCAATGGATATTGATGACACGGGAGAGAAGATGCAAGTCAGTGTCCTGGAAGATTCGGAAACCTGTTTGAACACTG ACCATGCTGAAAGCCCCTCTGAAGAAGTACAGCCTGAATTGCAGCCCTCTGACAGTCAGGCTCTGATTTCTGAAGTCTCATCCGAAGACATGTCGTCTAACAAATCAG AAAACCAGACAGTTCAGGAGTTGAAGGATGAGATGATGGAGTCTTCTATACAGACA CCAGTGCATTCTGTTTGGCCtgtggaggaagaggagagcaTGGATCTTGACAGTTCCACTGTCCTGTCTGTGAAGGTTAAAGATGAGCCTATGGATGAGGAATATGATCAAGCTCTTGTACCTCAGGATCCAACAGGAAAGGTCAAGGATGAACCTGACATGAGTGAA GAATGTGGCCAGAGATCAGAAGATGAATTCAAGATCAGCGCAGTGTTCAGTGTTGGGAGAAATTCTGCACCTATAG GGTCTAGCACAGGCTCTCAAGCTGTGAGCACCTCAGCAAAGGCGTCATCCAACTCATCTGCTTCTGGCCTGACTCCTGCCAGCTCCTTGTGCGTAGTGTGTTCGGGCTGTAAGAAAGTTCTCCTTAAGGGCCAAACAGCATTCCAGCGTAAGGGCTCTCCCCAGCTCTTCTGCTCGCCACAGTGTCTCTGCAGTACAGCAACCGACCTGGTAGTCAAGCCTGCCCTTAAAAAAAGTTGCCATTACTGCCTCAA GGAGATTCCCAACCCAAAAGATGTCATCATTGCCCCAGTGGACTCAGCAGGGGCCATGAAGGACTTCTGCAGTCAGAAATGCCTCAGCGCCTTTAACTATAAGAGGGACAGTGCAAACTCTGCTCTCAGTGCTGACCATAACGGCACAAAATGCAGCATATGCCAAAAAGCATGCCCT ACTCGACATGAGGTTAACTACTTGGGCAGTGTCCATAAACTGTGCAGTGATGCCTGCTTCAATCAGTTTCGAGCCTCCAATAAGCTGACCATGAACTGCTGTGTCCACTGTGGAGGCTACTGTTATGGCGGAGATGGCCAGTGTCCCACTCTGGTTATAGACGGCGCTGTTAAAAAGTTTTGCAGCCAGAACTGCGTCACTGCCTTCAAAAAG AAGTATGGAAAGCCTGTCCCCTGCACAGTGTGTCGAGGTTATCATGCCATGGTAGACATGGTGGAGAGCCCAAACTCAGAGGGCAGCAGAGAGCTGTTCTGCTCCTCTGCATGTGTGACTGCATACAAAGTGCAGACGGTCAGCTCATCAG GTGTTGCAGTGGAATGCAACAACTGTAAGCTCATTCAAGTGCCTCAGTACCACCTCGCCATGTCGGATGGTACTATCCGCAACTTCTGCTCCTTCAGTTGTGTGGTATCTTTTCAG gACTCCTTTAATAAGACAAACTCTCAAAACCAGCTGAATGTTGCATCACCATCCCTGAGCACCACTCTCTCCCAGTCTGCCTCAAAGCCTGCCTCCACCAAACCTTTCTCCGCAGAGCCCAGCTCCTCTGGAGCTCTTCAGATTCCAGCAGTGACCAAAATTCCCTGTGCCCAGTGTCAGCGCGCTTTCTTCCGCAAGCCTGAACTGCTGGACTTTAAG GGAAAGATGTATGCATTCTGTGATAAGGGTTGTATTGACGAGTTCAGGAGGACCAACTACATTATGGCACAGTGTGTTTACTGCAAAATCGACAAGGTGGTGAAGGAGATAAAGAGGATTAACAACATTGACTGCTCTTTCTGTAGTGAAG GGTGCAAGCTACTCTACAAGCATGACCTTGCCAAACGCTGGGGGAAGAAACACTGTCGAAACTGCCTCTACTGCAACAGCACCTCTCAGACGTTGGTGGTCGGTTTATTTTCTGGGAAACAGGAGGAGTTCTGTGGAAATGAGTGTTTGTCTCAGTAcactctgctgttctgtcag GTGGCTAAGTGCAGCACGTGTAAGCGAGCCAAGAAGATGGTGGAGTCTGTAAAGTGGCTAGGAGAGATGAAGCACTTCTGTAGCCTGCAGTGTCTGATGTACTTCTGTAGTCTGCAGGGTAACCCGACAGCCACTGTTCAAGCTATCAAGCCTGCAGTTGCGCAGCCTGTGGTCGCACAGCCTGCAGTTGCCCAGCCTGCGGTCGCACAGG GTCCAATCTCCATAGGACCCGTGTTCCAACCTGGAGGACCCAACACTATGACAACGCAGACATCACTGGTTACAAAAGAGGCCACACCTGTTATTGCCAATGTTATATCATTATCTAACACTACCAGCGGGCAGCCAAATGTCCTAGGAAGTACTGCCCTGCAAG GTACTGTTCCTACTTGTGTGAAGCTGATGGGACAT GCTAGCACACAGACGGATGGTGTGAAACAAGCTGCTGCTCCACCACCCAGAATCCTGAAGAACAAAGCTTTGCTGTGTAAACCCATGAGCCTGAACAAGGGCACATCCTGCAAACCCAATACATGTGATGTGAACATCCAGACAG ATAAAACCCTGCCTGAAGTGGTAGTGTTACCTTTGCCAGTGCCAGTGTATGTTCCTGTACCTATGCACCTCTACACACAGTATACAGCGCATGCTGTAGGACTTCCTCTACCG GTGCCGGTGCCCATGTTTCTGCCCACAACTCTGGACAGTGCTGAGCGAATAGTGGAAACTATTCAGAAGATCAAAGAGAAAATCCCAGACAACCCACTAGAAGCAGACCTAATCATGATGGCTGAGATGGTGGCAGAAGACAGTGAAAACAAAACTGCCTCCCAAGGAGGTGAACAAA CTCTGTCCAGCAATCTGAGCTGGGAAGAGGACAGTGTCTCCAGTGCCTCTCGATGGGGTCGACACTCAGAGCCTGAGAAAgcacctccacctcctcctcctcccccaccTAAACAAACTCCACGGTCATCCAGCCCCACCCCCACATCTACCCCCACACCCAACCCCACCCAACAAGAGCCACAGATGGACCTGGAGGCAGACTTCCCAGCTG AGTGTTTTGAGCTTTTGGAACAGCGTACACAAAAGGAAAAGACCTCAACTTCCAGACAGAGACCTCGCAGGAGAGGTCGGGATGGCTTCCCTCAGAAAAAACGA CCTCGTAAGCGTAACAGTGGTTCTCCACTGTCACCATCTGGTCTATCAAACATCACCAAACTGCACCATGAGTACGGCGTCCAAGCATGGAAGAGCTGGATACGCTGGAGAAATGCACAGCCCAACCTGGAGACACCAAAGATTGGCT CTCGTAACATGATGTTAAAGGAGGACCTGTTGCAGTGTAGCACAGCTGAGCTAAGCTACGGCCTCTGCAAGTTCATCAGTGAAGTACGTCGACCTAATGGAGAAATGTACAGTCCAGACAGTATCCATTACCTCTGCTTAGGCATCCAGCAG CACCTCTTTGAAAATGGCCGAATGGAGAACATCTTTGCTGACTTGTTCTACACTAAGTTCAGTCAAAGTATAACCAACATCCTCAAAGACTGGTCACCAACCATACTGCCCAGTG GTTATGTGCACTCTCGAGTGGAAGAGGAGTACCTGTGGGAGTGTAAGCAGCTGGGGGCGTTTTCTCCCAGCGTGCTCCTCAACACCCTGCTCTATTTCTGCACTAAGTTCTTTAACTTTAAGACTGTGGCTCAGCACCGCCGTCTCTCGTTCGCCCATGTCATGCGCTGCACTCGCTCGCACAACAGCGGCAAAGTGGCCTGCCTCCGCTTCTACCCCCCTGTACCCAAAGAAA GCAGTTCAAATGCAGATGGAGTCCCtgccaagagaaaaagagaggacgacgatgatgatgaaggtGTGGTGATGGAAATGCAAGAGAATGCTGAGAACCCCCTCCGCTGTCCCGTCAGGCTCTATGAGTTCTACCTCTCCAAATG CTCCTCTTCAGTGAAGCAGCGCACAAATGTTTTTTACCTGCGCCCTGAGCGCTCCTGTGTCCCCAACAGCCCACTGTGGTTCTCCTCCATGGCACTGGACGATGAGGAGCTGGAGACCATGCTCACTCGCATCCTTACTGTCCGAGAGCTCTACCTGGAGAGAGAAAAGCCCACGAGCGTATCCGATTCGGACGTCGCAAGCGATTCTGACTGA
- the zmym4 gene encoding zinc finger MYM-type protein 4 isoform X1, with amino-acid sequence MSDSPKYPKEEGTLMEGTAQVGEDSTGRHSGDDVSCTDGKINVQVSPVLEKSDCQSQSSSQFAVEEPVSQENLMEGSQKEEEGNVKFARENIQEVMIQEDTNNKQEEDQQMEHEQEAVEENGKSENMEQKKHQISQEEEEPDGLGIRQEVEIQSLNEESRQEQPESKDRKLGDENMAEEKRNIDQEEEGEKQLEEIRPKDQEADRDLDGGNAGQHQGKQQEEDRNPKEKNMEEEERHGQQDEEQEKAETDRDVKGDDSGQCEGKTVEEEEKIMDETKVEKNAQEHKEPTEMATQSEENTMERKTELEQVEQEGSKENEVMQKNKKHSGTEEMAQERLEEDEEPRAGSVVQEANEENWTVRTIEGDSAEAPMDIDDTGEKMQVSVLEDSETCLNTDHAESPSEEVQPELQPSDSQALISEVSSEDMSSNKSENQTVQELKDEMMESSIQTPVHSVWPVEEEESMDLDSSTVLSVKVKDEPMDEEYDQALVPQDPTGKVKDEPDMSEECGQRSEDEFKISAVFSVGRNSAPIGSSTGSQAVSTSAKASSNSSASGLTPASSLCVVCSGCKKVLLKGQTAFQRKGSPQLFCSPQCLCSTATDLVVKPALKKSCHYCLKEIPNPKDVIIAPVDSAGAMKDFCSQKCLSAFNYKRDSANSALSADHNGTKCSICQKACPTRHEVNYLGSVHKLCSDACFNQFRASNKLTMNCCVHCGGYCYGGDGQCPTLVIDGAVKKFCSQNCVTAFKKKYGKPVPCTVCRGYHAMVDMVESPNSEGSRELFCSSACVTAYKVQTVSSSGVAVECNNCKLIQVPQYHLAMSDGTIRNFCSFSCVVSFQDSFNKTNSQNQLNVASPSLSTTLSQSASKPASTKPFSAEPSSSGALQIPAVTKIPCAQCQRAFFRKPELLDFKGKMYAFCDKGCIDEFRRTNYIMAQCVYCKIDKVVKEIKRINNIDCSFCSEGCKLLYKHDLAKRWGKKHCRNCLYCNSTSQTLVVGLFSGKQEEFCGNECLSQYTLLFCQVAKCSTCKRAKKMVESVKWLGEMKHFCSLQCLMYFCSLQGNPTATVQAIKPAVAQPVVAQPAVAQPAVAQGPISIGPVFQPGGPNTMTTQTSLVTKEATPVIANVISLSNTTSGQPNVLGSTALQGTVPTCVKLMGHASTQTDGVKQAAAPPPRILKNKALLCKPMSLNKGTSCKPNTCDVNIQTDKTLPEVVVLPLPVPVYVPVPMHLYTQYTAHAVGLPLPVPVPMFLPTTLDSAERIVETIQKIKEKIPDNPLEADLIMMAEMVAEDSENKTASQGGEQNQEDNFIEDFDFEALSSNLSWEEDSVSSASRWGRHSEPEKAPPPPPPPPPKQTPRSSSPTPTSTPTPNPTQQEPQMDLEADFPAECFELLEQRTQKEKTSTSRQRPRRRGRDGFPQKKRPRKRNSGSPLSPSGLSNITKLHHEYGVQAWKSWIRWRNAQPNLETPKIGSRNMMLKEDLLQCSTAELSYGLCKFISEVRRPNGEMYSPDSIHYLCLGIQQHLFENGRMENIFADLFYTKFSQSITNILKDWSPTILPSGYVHSRVEEEYLWECKQLGAFSPSVLLNTLLYFCTKFFNFKTVAQHRRLSFAHVMRCTRSHNSGKVACLRFYPPVPKESSSNADGVPAKRKREDDDDDEGVVMEMQENAENPLRCPVRLYEFYLSKCSSSVKQRTNVFYLRPERSCVPNSPLWFSSMALDDEELETMLTRILTVRELYLEREKPTSVSDSDVASDSD; translated from the exons ATGTCTGACTCCCCTAAATATCCCAAAGAAGAAGGTACGCTGATGGAGGGCACAGCGCAGGTTGGAGAGGACTCAACTGGACGTCACAGTGGAGATGATGTCAGTTGCACCGATggcaaaataaatgtacaagTTTCTCCTGTTCTGGAGAAGTCAGACTGTCAGAGCCAGAGCTCCTCTCAGTTTGCAGTAGAAGAACCTGTTTCCCAAGAGAACCTGATGGAAGGGAGTCAGAAGGAGGAAGAGGGTAATGTCAAGTTTGCAAGAGAAAACATTCAGGAGGTGATGATCCAAGAAGACACAAACAACAAGCAGGAAGAGGACCAACAGATGGAGCATGAACAGGAGGCAGTAGAGGAAAAcggaaaatctgaaaacatggAACAGAAGAAACATCAAATTAGCCAAGAAGAGGAAGAGCCTGATGGTCTAGGCATCAGACAAGAGGTGGAGATACAGTCTTTGAATGAGGAGAGCAGGCAGGAACAGCCAGAGTCAAAAGACAGGAAACTTGGCGATGAGAACATGGCAGAGGAGAAGCGTAATATTGATCAGGAGGAGGAAGGGGAGAAGCAGCTGGAGGAAATAAGACCTAAAGATCAGGAGGCAGACAGAGATTTGGATGGAGGGAATGCTGGGCAGCATCAGGGGAAGCAACAAGAAGAAGACCGAAATCCAAAAGAGAAGAATatggaagaggaagagagacatgGTCAACAAGATGAAGAGCAGGAGaaagcagagacagacagagatgtgAAGGGAGATGACTCTGGGCAGTGTGAAGGAAAGACTGtagaagaagaggagaagatcaTGGATGAGACAAAGGTGGAAAAGAATGCACAGGAGCATAAAGAGCCAACAGAGATGGCCACACAATCTGAGGAGAACACGATGGAAAGGAAGACTGAACTGGAACAGGTGGAGCAGGAGGGATCAAAAGAAAATGAGGtgatgcagaaaaacaaaaaacacagtgGAACTGAGGAAATGGCACAGGAGAGGTTAGAGGAAGATGAGGAGCCGAGAGCCGGATCTGTCGTACAAGAAGCAAATGAAGAAAATTGGACAGTTAGGACAATAGAGGGTGACTCTGCTGAAGCCCCAATGGATATTGATGACACGGGAGAGAAGATGCAAGTCAGTGTCCTGGAAGATTCGGAAACCTGTTTGAACACTG ACCATGCTGAAAGCCCCTCTGAAGAAGTACAGCCTGAATTGCAGCCCTCTGACAGTCAGGCTCTGATTTCTGAAGTCTCATCCGAAGACATGTCGTCTAACAAATCAG AAAACCAGACAGTTCAGGAGTTGAAGGATGAGATGATGGAGTCTTCTATACAGACA CCAGTGCATTCTGTTTGGCCtgtggaggaagaggagagcaTGGATCTTGACAGTTCCACTGTCCTGTCTGTGAAGGTTAAAGATGAGCCTATGGATGAGGAATATGATCAAGCTCTTGTACCTCAGGATCCAACAGGAAAGGTCAAGGATGAACCTGACATGAGTGAA GAATGTGGCCAGAGATCAGAAGATGAATTCAAGATCAGCGCAGTGTTCAGTGTTGGGAGAAATTCTGCACCTATAG GGTCTAGCACAGGCTCTCAAGCTGTGAGCACCTCAGCAAAGGCGTCATCCAACTCATCTGCTTCTGGCCTGACTCCTGCCAGCTCCTTGTGCGTAGTGTGTTCGGGCTGTAAGAAAGTTCTCCTTAAGGGCCAAACAGCATTCCAGCGTAAGGGCTCTCCCCAGCTCTTCTGCTCGCCACAGTGTCTCTGCAGTACAGCAACCGACCTGGTAGTCAAGCCTGCCCTTAAAAAAAGTTGCCATTACTGCCTCAA GGAGATTCCCAACCCAAAAGATGTCATCATTGCCCCAGTGGACTCAGCAGGGGCCATGAAGGACTTCTGCAGTCAGAAATGCCTCAGCGCCTTTAACTATAAGAGGGACAGTGCAAACTCTGCTCTCAGTGCTGACCATAACGGCACAAAATGCAGCATATGCCAAAAAGCATGCCCT ACTCGACATGAGGTTAACTACTTGGGCAGTGTCCATAAACTGTGCAGTGATGCCTGCTTCAATCAGTTTCGAGCCTCCAATAAGCTGACCATGAACTGCTGTGTCCACTGTGGAGGCTACTGTTATGGCGGAGATGGCCAGTGTCCCACTCTGGTTATAGACGGCGCTGTTAAAAAGTTTTGCAGCCAGAACTGCGTCACTGCCTTCAAAAAG AAGTATGGAAAGCCTGTCCCCTGCACAGTGTGTCGAGGTTATCATGCCATGGTAGACATGGTGGAGAGCCCAAACTCAGAGGGCAGCAGAGAGCTGTTCTGCTCCTCTGCATGTGTGACTGCATACAAAGTGCAGACGGTCAGCTCATCAG GTGTTGCAGTGGAATGCAACAACTGTAAGCTCATTCAAGTGCCTCAGTACCACCTCGCCATGTCGGATGGTACTATCCGCAACTTCTGCTCCTTCAGTTGTGTGGTATCTTTTCAG gACTCCTTTAATAAGACAAACTCTCAAAACCAGCTGAATGTTGCATCACCATCCCTGAGCACCACTCTCTCCCAGTCTGCCTCAAAGCCTGCCTCCACCAAACCTTTCTCCGCAGAGCCCAGCTCCTCTGGAGCTCTTCAGATTCCAGCAGTGACCAAAATTCCCTGTGCCCAGTGTCAGCGCGCTTTCTTCCGCAAGCCTGAACTGCTGGACTTTAAG GGAAAGATGTATGCATTCTGTGATAAGGGTTGTATTGACGAGTTCAGGAGGACCAACTACATTATGGCACAGTGTGTTTACTGCAAAATCGACAAGGTGGTGAAGGAGATAAAGAGGATTAACAACATTGACTGCTCTTTCTGTAGTGAAG GGTGCAAGCTACTCTACAAGCATGACCTTGCCAAACGCTGGGGGAAGAAACACTGTCGAAACTGCCTCTACTGCAACAGCACCTCTCAGACGTTGGTGGTCGGTTTATTTTCTGGGAAACAGGAGGAGTTCTGTGGAAATGAGTGTTTGTCTCAGTAcactctgctgttctgtcag GTGGCTAAGTGCAGCACGTGTAAGCGAGCCAAGAAGATGGTGGAGTCTGTAAAGTGGCTAGGAGAGATGAAGCACTTCTGTAGCCTGCAGTGTCTGATGTACTTCTGTAGTCTGCAGGGTAACCCGACAGCCACTGTTCAAGCTATCAAGCCTGCAGTTGCGCAGCCTGTGGTCGCACAGCCTGCAGTTGCCCAGCCTGCGGTCGCACAGG GTCCAATCTCCATAGGACCCGTGTTCCAACCTGGAGGACCCAACACTATGACAACGCAGACATCACTGGTTACAAAAGAGGCCACACCTGTTATTGCCAATGTTATATCATTATCTAACACTACCAGCGGGCAGCCAAATGTCCTAGGAAGTACTGCCCTGCAAG GTACTGTTCCTACTTGTGTGAAGCTGATGGGACAT GCTAGCACACAGACGGATGGTGTGAAACAAGCTGCTGCTCCACCACCCAGAATCCTGAAGAACAAAGCTTTGCTGTGTAAACCCATGAGCCTGAACAAGGGCACATCCTGCAAACCCAATACATGTGATGTGAACATCCAGACAG ATAAAACCCTGCCTGAAGTGGTAGTGTTACCTTTGCCAGTGCCAGTGTATGTTCCTGTACCTATGCACCTCTACACACAGTATACAGCGCATGCTGTAGGACTTCCTCTACCG GTGCCGGTGCCCATGTTTCTGCCCACAACTCTGGACAGTGCTGAGCGAATAGTGGAAACTATTCAGAAGATCAAAGAGAAAATCCCAGACAACCCACTAGAAGCAGACCTAATCATGATGGCTGAGATGGTGGCAGAAGACAGTGAAAACAAAACTGCCTCCCAAGGAGGTGAACAAA ACCAGGAAGATAACTTCATTGAAGATTTTGATTTTGAAGCTCTGTCCAGCAATCTGAGCTGGGAAGAGGACAGTGTCTCCAGTGCCTCTCGATGGGGTCGACACTCAGAGCCTGAGAAAgcacctccacctcctcctcctcccccaccTAAACAAACTCCACGGTCATCCAGCCCCACCCCCACATCTACCCCCACACCCAACCCCACCCAACAAGAGCCACAGATGGACCTGGAGGCAGACTTCCCAGCTG AGTGTTTTGAGCTTTTGGAACAGCGTACACAAAAGGAAAAGACCTCAACTTCCAGACAGAGACCTCGCAGGAGAGGTCGGGATGGCTTCCCTCAGAAAAAACGA CCTCGTAAGCGTAACAGTGGTTCTCCACTGTCACCATCTGGTCTATCAAACATCACCAAACTGCACCATGAGTACGGCGTCCAAGCATGGAAGAGCTGGATACGCTGGAGAAATGCACAGCCCAACCTGGAGACACCAAAGATTGGCT CTCGTAACATGATGTTAAAGGAGGACCTGTTGCAGTGTAGCACAGCTGAGCTAAGCTACGGCCTCTGCAAGTTCATCAGTGAAGTACGTCGACCTAATGGAGAAATGTACAGTCCAGACAGTATCCATTACCTCTGCTTAGGCATCCAGCAG CACCTCTTTGAAAATGGCCGAATGGAGAACATCTTTGCTGACTTGTTCTACACTAAGTTCAGTCAAAGTATAACCAACATCCTCAAAGACTGGTCACCAACCATACTGCCCAGTG GTTATGTGCACTCTCGAGTGGAAGAGGAGTACCTGTGGGAGTGTAAGCAGCTGGGGGCGTTTTCTCCCAGCGTGCTCCTCAACACCCTGCTCTATTTCTGCACTAAGTTCTTTAACTTTAAGACTGTGGCTCAGCACCGCCGTCTCTCGTTCGCCCATGTCATGCGCTGCACTCGCTCGCACAACAGCGGCAAAGTGGCCTGCCTCCGCTTCTACCCCCCTGTACCCAAAGAAA GCAGTTCAAATGCAGATGGAGTCCCtgccaagagaaaaagagaggacgacgatgatgatgaaggtGTGGTGATGGAAATGCAAGAGAATGCTGAGAACCCCCTCCGCTGTCCCGTCAGGCTCTATGAGTTCTACCTCTCCAAATG CTCCTCTTCAGTGAAGCAGCGCACAAATGTTTTTTACCTGCGCCCTGAGCGCTCCTGTGTCCCCAACAGCCCACTGTGGTTCTCCTCCATGGCACTGGACGATGAGGAGCTGGAGACCATGCTCACTCGCATCCTTACTGTCCGAGAGCTCTACCTGGAGAGAGAAAAGCCCACGAGCGTATCCGATTCGGACGTCGCAAGCGATTCTGACTGA